The Malus domestica chromosome 17, GDT2T_hap1 genome contains the following window.
GCATTTATATTCGGTGAAGTGAAAGTCCTTAGTCTTGTGTATATTAGATTCATGTTCATTTGCAatgccatctctctctctctctctctctctctctctctctctctcgctctgtgACCCTTTTGATTTCAAGTTGATCAAAATTTTGATGGAAGAAAATTGGTAAAGtggaaatatattgaaggagtTGTCTTATTAATACTCGGGGAGTGatggaagaaaagaaagagggtGAAAAGGCATATGATATTTGTCCTCATtctccaatgtttaaattttgtCGACCCACAATTGTCGTCCATGACGCTTGAATTGAGACTGCTCAAACAATATGTAatgttttaagtttgatttttgTTTGCCAAATGTTAGTTTTCgattttgatcaacatttagAGTATGTTTACTTAAATGAAACATCGGTTCGACATTAACCAGGAATTAGATTAACTAGGGTAGTTGATCTCATTCCCATTCATTATTTTCCGTGTTCAAATCATTGActtatttcatttcaattaaGCAAACATAACATTAAAATACGAGAAAACggagtgcaaaaaaaaaaatttgaaattggacATTGTGTACATGctgggaaaaaaaaacaaacagaatGTGCTTCAAAGGCACTGCATTTATATGTTACATATTATAAATGGGGCATATatagttttggtgaaattgtttATATGATTAGCGGAAAGTGTTGGAGCCATTGCAGTTCTTTATGTCCTCTTGCTGAAATGCACTGCCTTTATCGCCACGGCACAATTCTGTGTCTGTTATAAAATTAATCCACCTttgttgaagaagatcaaagatCTCTGCGTCTCTGCTGAAATTTTTACcaagaaaaacaacaaagagatacGAATCAGATGAGTCCAAACTAGCCGGCTAGCGATCCTGTTTTCTCCGTCTGCGCTCTAAACTGAATATTTTGCAAACGCTTCTTTGCACTCGCAAGGGAAGTTTGAGTGAAGGAAGCTAAACGAGGAGTGTTAAAATCGCTTGCCGATCAATTTCATATGCCATGATCAAACTTTACTTGTGTTAGGATGGTGATTGGTGATTAAGATTGTGATTAAGAATGCATAAGATTAAGATTTGTTTACCTGGGTTGCCAAGGTGTTGTTGGCTTATGTTGGTGATACCTAGGACCCTCATCAAACCCTTCACAAATTATCTCCCCTCTGTCATCCTTGTAGCATATTATTCCATTGGCCCGATCCTCAAAAACctgcaacaaaacaaaaaaagagcgAAAGACCAAAAAACAATCAGATATAAACAAGAAATCTTTGCTGACACTAAAAAAAACAAGAGATGTTGAAAAATTCGTATCAGGTCGTTTTACTGAAGAGCTGATATTGCCTAATCATTTGTTTAAAAAGTTATAACAAAATCCCAtccccagttttttttttctttttagaattagaaaaagaagaaaataatacTGACCTCTTCTCTCAAGGAGGATCTGATCTGGAGGGTAGAGCTTTTGATCTTGACTGTTAGTAGACTGTTTTTAAACCTCAAAACTCTGCTGAAAGGCTT
Protein-coding sequences here:
- the LOC114822514 gene encoding uncharacterized protein isoform X2, which produces MAATCCFSPASTSIQKSGPVLKPFSRVLRFKNSLLTVKIKSSTLQIRSSLREEVFEDRANGIICYKDDRGEIICEGFDEGPRYHQHKPTTPWQPRDAEIFDLLQQRWINFITDTELCRGDKGSAFQQEDIKNCNGSNTFR
- the LOC114822514 gene encoding uncharacterized protein isoform X1 → MAATCCFSPASTSIQKSGPVLKPFSRVLRFKNSLLTVKIKSSTLQIRSSLREEVFEDRANGIICYKDDRGEIICEGFDEGPRYHQHKPTTPWQPSRDAEIFDLLQQRWINFITDTELCRGDKGSAFQQEDIKNCNGSNTFR